The following DNA comes from Rosa rugosa chromosome 5, drRosRugo1.1, whole genome shotgun sequence.
ggcgcaccttgaactgctccaacttgccgtcacgatataaggtctcaacggccgttttgagagcattgcagctgttggtattgtggccgctatcctcgtggtacttgcaccacttgccagtgttcctgggtttacccgtttttgggtaccttggagggggtggcggtgggatctgatccttgcactgattgtagatgtcctcATACGAGGCAGTGAGGACTGTGaatactgcataccgctgcgaggactccgcctgcttgttgcggttatccccatgggttgggcggctgcccttgttgtaatgttggtccttctgccgcttgttctggtggtggcccggctgccactcccttttcttgtcagttggcggtgctgactGGATCTTGtcagcggtttcctgatgaatGGAGGATGGTGGTGTTGACTTTGtcggagttgctggtggcggtggggtctctccatatgtgatgaattccgcctgggcgtgaatgaccgcctcactcatgacgtggtcatacgtcgcattgggatgattgtagttgaggtgataaaggaatggtcccttgagaagtcctttcctgaaggccgctgatgccattgttttgtctaggtcacggcactgagacgctgccgctcgccaccttgtgacgaaggccttcagtgattcgtcctccccctgcttgacgctgaacagctgacttgtgttgtgatgcccagcggacaataagatgaaccgggagaggaaagcgtgcgacagtgcatggaatgagctgacagaccctggcgggcactcaaagaaccagttcattgcctcgccatccaacgtttcgctgaacaagtggcataaggtggcgtcgtcgaatcccttgttgttggtgactttcttgaaagtgtccatgtggacgaagggatcagacattccgccgtaatgcgacacctttggggtttttgcatatgccggtctgacaTCCTGCAGAAtttcagcggtgaagggcccaggtctggaagcgaagagcggaCTCTGAGTTGGCGTTGGGGCGTCCGACTCCGCCctgatcaacctctgctccagctggtgcatcctttccaaaatttgggcggttgcatcgttggcggaatcagcctgaatGATCCGCTGGGTCGGTCTGCGCCTCGGcacaggcggattgccttcagtcctcgccctagtttccgagcggttggtgtgcgggagtgattccgcctcctgctctaacattagttggggtatgggcggtggccccattcccaacaactcaggtgggttcagcggtacctgcatctgtatgaccggccctgGCACCAATGCgccggtgccgggtcgactacgccgggtgctacgtgactgctcgctctgtgctgggcgggcgttggcctccagcgtcttctttagttcctcaaaacgtgtcatgagcgtagccacctgtctttgggcttcagccttttccttgcgctcctcctcacgttctctgtttgccttatgaagatccgccagtgctagctcgtacatagtgacgagatcttggcccggtgggcggctgctgcttggatttgtctTACcaccggggttggccggggttgtgaatagtgcgcggttaacgcctactgctgggtcggagggttgggggatggtggaCTGGTTCGCCTGTTCCTCAAcgtttcctccgctaccgttagtcatggtggatgtggtaggatgaccttttgttcaaggattcccacagacggcgccaatgttaatgtctaaaagtccggcggtagctgaaccttagttaacgccgatccggtgagcggatcgatacttgtggtgttTTCAAAGCCTccgttacctgtcaagtaaaatacaaagggcgtcagagggagaccgcgttgggcggtcttcgactctccgatgcctaagttagtcaatgtatttatgttgacaaagtaacagtaggtgagtattgaatgcgtaattaatgaagagagatgagaggaccttttataggtgaggaagaggttgatcttctctttgttttcgatgtgagactgatatgcttcagttcccagtttcggaagcttctgatgccatcttggcgcggcgcgtggcggcgcgtcgccgCCGATCTGGAGATGGttcgacgttggggctgtagcccgcctggcggtgtgtctgcatgtcattcctttggttggaattagtacctttggcggtacaatgagcgtagcccattagagctaattatgcttgcaaatgtacatgtatgtacattaTGATTTTCCTAATGGACCACCTTATTTAGTTCTTTTTTTCATAGTTTTTATATTTAGTTATTCTATAAGAAAATATATCtttcttaaatatatatatatatatatatatatatatatatatatatatatatatatatatatacagtccggctacactaaggatgtccttagtttttcttaggtacgaatttcctgTTTTCaaccactttccgatcaaattttcacatcttaaccgttcagtttttaggtcctaatgtatagatcacctctgcaaaatttcagccaaattggtgatcattaaggcatccaaaactgcaaattacaacaatgtaaacgaacggttccggttcgacagattcagttcgttcgtgtaaattgcagttttggacgccttaacgatcaccaaattggctgaaattttgcagaggtgatccatacattaggacctaaaaactgaacggttaagatgtgaaaatgtgatcggaaagtgggtgaaaacagtaaatccgttccataagaaaaactaaggacatccttacctgagaaaaatcctatatatatatataaaagtttgctcaggtgcggatatccgaagaaaaaggtgcggatttctagttttgacccactttccgatcacatttttacatcttagccgttcagtttttagatcctaatgtatagatcatctctgcaaaatttcagccaatttgatgatcgttaaggcatctaaaattgcaatttacacgaacggaccgaatctgtcgaaccggaaccgttcgtatttataatggtaaattgcagttttggatgccttaacgatcaccaaattggctgaaattttgtagatgtgatctatacattatgacctaaaaactgaacggctaagatgtgaaaatgtgataggaaagtgggtcaaaaccggaaatccgcacctaagcaaaaagtgcggacgtccgcacctgagaagcgctgtatatatatatatatatcttcatcaaaaaaaaaaaaaaaaaagttagttgCAACGAGCCGCCAATTCCTTTACCTGAGTGTCGGTATATACACTACACAAGCCGCCAATTCCTCACTGTTAGAACGACATTAACTTCTGCAACGTGGCATCCAATGAGACGGTGTTTcacgattaaaaaaaaaaaaaacataaaaaaggtAACTCAGTTCTGCAAAGTACGAGTTCTTCATTACTATTACTAAGCTGAGCCGTCcctttcaacaacaaaataaaattaaataaaattaaattaaaaaagatcTTTGTGTCTCTCTTTATTAACTAATAACAgttgttgtttttgttgttttggcaCCAAATTCTCGTTTCGATTCGGAGAAGGGGAAAACGATCTAAACCAGCCCCCGCCATTTGAAACGTTTCGATTCTTCATCAGGTTTCGTTTCGTTTCGTTTTCTCCCTCTTCCAATTTCGTCTGTGATTTTTCTGCAAACCAATCCGTCCCGTTGCAATTCAACCCCCCACCGCTGATGGGCGTTGACTTTCGCGGTAACGGCGATTCACGTCCCCGGCGACGGCAAAGTTTCGAgctttagggttagggtttgtgAATTTTGGAAACTTCACGGATTTTGGGGATTTTGGTAAATTCGAGAGATTTGACCTGTTTCCAGCTGGATTCTGATCACTGGGGGTTTGAGCTGGCTGAGGGGTTGAGGTCTTTGGAGTCTTGTTTGTTGTTAATGGAGACGGATGAGAAGGAAAAAGTGCAAAATGGAGGTGAAAATGAGAGCttgagtggtggtggtgggtctGGAGAGAGTGAAAAGGTTGAGGAACAGGGGAATGGGGATGAAGATAGTGAGTCGAATTCGTTGTTGCCGCCGAGGAAAGGTGGAATGTCGAGGAAGACGAATAAGACGAGGCGAAAAGTGCAGTGGAATGATAGGAATGGGAATAAGCTTGTTGAGGTGTTAGAGTATGAGCCAAGGTAATGTGTATATGCTGGATTATGTGTGTTTAAGTGTGCATTGTCTTGGCCAAAGTTttaagagttttgagtttttGGTTTAGTTATGCTTGttgattttgttgtttttggttcCGTTATGTAGTATTGTTTGAGCTTTGATTTTTGGTTTTCAGTGCATAATTTTGTATTGATTAGGTGGTTTGCGCTATGCTCGATGCTGATATGTGAATTTGCGGAAGTGTTCTTATTGTTTCTTTGAACTGTAGAGACAGCTTGCTATTTTGGCCATGTTAAACTGTTGAGTATATCCGAATTGATTCACAATGTCAGACTGGAATGCCTTTATCAGGTTTATTTCTTTCATAACAAATTGAAGATTTGTTAAGCTGGACTGAGCAATTCTGAAG
Coding sequences within:
- the LOC133710851 gene encoding uncharacterized protein LOC133710851, whose protein sequence is METDEKEKVQNGGENESLSGGGGSGESEKVEEQGNGDEDSESNSLLPPRKGGMSRKTNKTRRKVQWNDRNGNKLVEVLEYEPSDVSDSDDEDADSCICVIM